A single window of Electrophorus electricus isolate fEleEle1 chromosome 16, fEleEle1.pri, whole genome shotgun sequence DNA harbors:
- the lmo7b gene encoding LIM domain only protein 7b isoform X9, whose protein sequence is MEWRGLSAGSCETAFAEARRWLEVVTGKTFGSSNFRSALENGVLLCDLINKLKPGIIRRVNRLSTPMAGLDNVNVFLRACGKLGLNHSQLFHPGDLQDISNRVTVRCEETTRRLKNVLITIYWLGRKAQADSAYDGPQLNFKAFEGLLGVALSKVLEESSCPKAGPRDGSEARDRLAAYRREDSAESLDSPSADSDSNLLVTSEGFGSDAEAERCFRMSDGSRSETGPAPAGDWGDVPPSLRRKRAERHEADCRDPVPPLPRAPVSQSHLCGSKSVSDITSEPARQESDSRPTFEPWRGHRDAAKGAPAGPPAAEQVQSRQTPHDPTRAKDGEARWQDDLDRWKNRRRCVTSDLHRKKEEREQLHLLAGMGGADYRSTALHGGVEEESHREGVLAIRQHLQAGPRGSSAAQGPSGRGVPPSRPLVPREDPRPAFAPSEASALTSSGGMPKAASSAAPGSISATPADPASTSVSPRETGASSLASDATEGDRPADQADGSTAVFFSPPGDVDPMETSLADWQRPVPVSRAKSMEGSLPGRAYASDTLPKGFRRSEAGSRLSMGVTPRPFRAKPSKVASLPRLYSTDESHGSLAKTQRERPRLPASFGSQEKAETPDTEGCDVQTRKKMEPTDSAPTIHSFVATSAVAAAPAPEAYPQSSAWSGRGEVCYSDLRVSLNQKPGRDFGLQTDWNSTGVYIRSVQPGGPAQLCHLQAGDEIVCVGGRSAAEMSYEQWKACMDAALHEGKLLMDVRRHGQNGWNSGPSSLPFKSDKTIDLTSMDSTSGGGPERRIMDAGHPGLPLEKAGDAQVNSHPAKGLPLKAKNGSIRDGPAMTRNKGSSGCMVDSWVYLCGGSESAISDLQVPSIGTTASRWSWDAEEEKRRQEKWQMVQERLLQQRTPLSNGNATAYAPPPFFCQSTSSTFALSGQHAGEAGPAQGGQVTKQPACRTKEECDSSTKTSQWPCESYGFAKHTALDRKKSRSTPSLDSSHKQDSRAAGKKNGRVSQAEQERRQILEEMRKTTPLHTDSSWIRQQSTGSVHKEPIAAAPVMRHESLDNLPTSSSGRPMPRQFSTRCSLGSTAPYRGYSSRCSLGPGAAIFSTSFRQRSTSASPSQPVGPDAEDTPPGSQQSSRLVSGRRTCSRCSRPLAKEAAMVVESLDLYFHIGCFKCVSCKRDLGRDSEAGAQVRVRRRQLFCDACYGRLRVRPSLPV, encoded by the exons ATGGAGTGGCGCGGGCTGTCGGCGGGAAGCTGTGAGACGGCGTTCGCCGAAGCGCGCCGATGGCTGGAG GTAGTAACGGGAAAGACGTTTGGGAGCAGCAACTTCCGGTCAGCGCTGGAGAACGGAGTCTTGCTATGCGA CCTGATCAACAAGCTGAAGCCTGGCATCATCAGGAGAGTGAACCGGCTGTCCACGCCCATGGCGGGCTTG GACAACGTGAACGTCTTCCTCAGGGCTTGTGGGAAGCTCGGCCTGAACCACTCTCAGCTCTTCCATCCCGGGGACCTGCAGGACATCTCCAACCGTGTCACCGTCAG GTGTGAGGAGACCACCAGGAGGCTGAAAAAC gttctgATTACCATATACTGGCTGGGTAGGAAGGCTCAGGCTGACTCCGCCTACGACGGCCCACAGCTCAACTTCAAAGCTTTCGAAGGCCTGCTGGGCGTTGCCTTGTCCAAG GTCCTGGAGGAGTCGTCGTGCCCCAAGGCTGGTCCGAGGGACGGCAGCGAGGCGCGGGATCGCCTGGCGGCCTACAGGAGGGAGGACTCCGCGGAAAGCCTGGACAGCCCGAGTGCAGACTCGGATTCTAACCTGTTGGTGACCAGCGAAG gGTTCGGAAGCGACGCAGAGGCCGAACGCTGCTTTAGGATGTCCGACGGCAGCCGGAGCGAAACCGGCCCCGCTCCTGCTGGAGACTGGGGTGATGTCCCACCCTCCCTGAGAAGGAAACGGGCCGAGCGTCACGAAGCGGACTGCCGGGACCCTGTGCCTCCTCTCCCCAG AGCCCCCGTGAGCCAATCACACCTGTGTGG GAGCAAGAGCGTGAGTGACATCACCTCGGAGCCCGCGCGGCAGGAGTCCGACAGCAGACCGACCTTCGAGCCCTGGAGAGGTCACCGGGATGCAGCCAAAGGAGCGCCGGCGGGGCCCCCAGCTGCAGAGCAGGTGCAGTCACGGCAGACTCCACACGACCCGACCAGGGCTAAGGACGGTGAGGCCAGGTGGCAAGAT GACTTGGACAGGTGGAAAAATCGCAGGCgctgtgtgacctctgacctgcacaggaAGAAGGAGGAGCGAGAGCAGCTCCATCTCCTGGCTGGCATGGGAGGGGCTGACTACAGGAGCACAGCCCTGCACGGAGgggtagaggaggagag CCATCGGGAGGGTGTGCTTGCCATACGCCAGCACCTTCAGGCCGGACCTCGGGGCTCCTCTGCTGCCCAGGGGCCCTCCGGCAGAGGCGTACCCCCCTCACGGCCTCTTGTACCGAGAGAAGACCCCCGGCCGGCCTTCGCGCCGTCTGAGGCTTCTGCTTTGACGTCGAGCGGCGGCATGCCCAAGGCCGCGAGCTCGGCCGCACCTGGTTCCATAAGCGCGACGCCGGCAGACCCGGCGTCCACCTCTGTCTCACCACGCGAAACTGGAGCTTCCTCTCTCGCTAGCGATGCAACCGAAGGGGACCGTCCCGCTGACCAGGCCGACGGCTCTACAGCCGTGTTTTTCAGCCCGCCAGGGGACGTGGACCCGATGGAGACGTCCCTCGCTGACTGGCAGCGTCCGGTCCCTGTCTCGCGTGCTAAGTCCATGGAGGGCAGTCTTCCAGGGCGAGCGTACGCGTCCGACACTCTTCCCAAAGGCTTCCGGCGCTCGGAAGCTGGCTCACGCCTGTCCATGGGGGTCACACCGAGACCATTCAGAGCCAAGCCTTCCAAAGTGGCATCTTTGCCCAGGCTCTACTCT ACGGACGAGTCCCACGGGAGCCTCGCCAAAACCCAGCGAGAGCGACCCCGGCTCCCGGCCTCCTTCGGCAGCCAAGAGAAGGCCGAGACCCCCGACACGGAGGGCTGCGACGTCCAGACGAGGAAGAAAATGGAGCCGACGGATTCTGCTCCGACCATTCACTCCTTCGTGGCCACTAGCGCGGTAGCCGCGGCTCCCGCGCCTGAGGCCTACCCACAATCCTCCGCGTggagtggcagaggggag gtgtgttacagtgacTTGCGTGTCAGTCTCAATCAGAAGCCCGGCAGGGACTTTGGGCTTCAGACTGACTGGAACTCCACCGGCGTCTACATCCGATCTGTCCAGCCAG GCGGCCCGGCTCAGCTCTGCCACCTGCAGGCGGGCGATGAGattgtgtgcgtgggtgggcGCAGCGCGGCCGAGATGAGCTACGAGCAGTGGAAGGCATGCATGGATGCGGCCTTACACGAGGGCAAGCTGCTGATGGATGTGCGTCGCCATGGCCAGAACG GCTGGAACAGCGGACCCTCTTCCCTGCCGTTTAAAAGTGACAAGACCATCGATCTGACCAGCATGGACTCCACATCGGGAGGTGGCCCGGAGCGCCGCATCATGGACGCCGGCCACCCCGGCCTGCCCCTGGAGAAGGCGGGGGATGCGCAAGTCAACAGCCATCCTGCCAAA GGTTTACCGTTAAAAGCAAAGAATGGAAGCATCCGCGATGGTCCAGCGATGACGAGAAATAAAG gtTCCTCTGGGTGCATGGTGGACTCTTGGGTCTACCTTTGTG GAGGTTCAGAGTCTGCCATATCGGAT CTGCAGGTTCCCTCCATCGGCACGACGGCTTCGCGCTGGTCATGGGACGCCgaggaggaaaagaggagacaggagaagtGGCAGATGGTGCAGGAGCGCCTCCTGCAG CAGAGAACCCCTCTGTCAAATGGAAACGCCACGGCTTACGCCCCGCCCCCTTTCTTCTGCCAATCGACTTCCTCCACTTTTGCTTTATCCGGTCAGCATGCTGGAGAGGCAGGGCCGGCACAGGGCGGACAGGTGACTAAACAACCAGCCTGTCGGACTAAGGAGGAGTGCGATTCGTCCACCAAAACCAGCCAATG GCCGTGTGAGTCCTATGGGTTTGCCAAGCATACAGCCTTGGACAG GAAGAAGTCCAGGTCTACCCCTTCGCTTGACAGCAGTCACAAGCAAGATTCCAGAG CGGCCGGTAAGAAGAACGGGCGCGTGTCCCAGGCAGAGCAGGAGCGCCGGCAGATCTTGGAGGAAATGAGGAAGACGACGCCACTCCACACCGACAGCAGCTGGATCCGCCAGCAGAGCACTGGCAGCGTCCACAAGGAGCCCATCGCCGCGGCGCCCGTGATGAG ACACGAATCTCTGGACAACCTCCCCACCAGCAGCAGTGGCCGCCCCATGCCCCGGCAGTTCTCCACCCGCTGCAGCCTGGGCAGCACCGCCCCGTACCGGGGCTACTCCTCCCGCTGCAGCCTGGGGCCCGGCGCTGCCATCTTCTCCACCTCTTTTAGGCAGAGGTCCACCTCCGCCTCCCCGTCTCAGCCAGTCGGGCCTGACGCTGAGGACACTCCCCCCGgctcacagcagagcagcag
- the lmo7b gene encoding LIM domain only protein 7b isoform X7 yields MEWRGLSAGSCETAFAEARRWLEVVTGKTFGSSNFRSALENGVLLCDLINKLKPGIIRRVNRLSTPMAGLDNVNVFLRACGKLGLNHSQLFHPGDLQDISNRVTVRCEETTRRLKNVLITIYWLGRKAQADSAYDGPQLNFKAFEGLLGVALSKVLEESSCPKAGPRDGSEARDRLAAYRREDSAESLDSPSADSDSNLLVTSEGFGSDAEAERCFRMSDGSRSETGPAPAGDWGDVPPSLRRKRAERHEADCRDPVPPLPRAPVSQSHLCGSKSVSDITSEPARQESDSRPTFEPWRGHRDAAKGAPAGPPAAEQVQSRQTPHDPTRAKDGEARWQDDLDRWKNRRRCVTSDLHRKKEEREQLHLLAGMGGADYRSTALHGGVEEESHREGVLAIRQHLQAGPRGSSAAQGPSGRGVPPSRPLVPREDPRPAFAPSEASALTSSGGMPKAASSAAPGSISATPADPASTSVSPRETGASSLASDATEGDRPADQADGSTAVFFSPPGDVDPMETSLADWQRPVPVSRAKSMEGSLPGRAYASDTLPKGFRRSEAGSRLSMGVTPRPFRAKPSKVASLPRLYSTDESHGSLAKTQRERPRLPASFGSQEKAETPDTEGCDVQTRKKMEPTDSAPTIHSFVATSAVAAAPAPEAYPQSSAWSGRGEVCYSDLRVSLNQKPGRDFGLQTDWNSTGVYIRSVQPGGPAQLCHLQAGDEIVCVGGRSAAEMSYEQWKACMDAALHEGKLLMDVRRHGQNGWNSGPSSLPFKSDKTIDLTSMDSTSGGGPERRIMDAGHPGLPLEKAGDAQVNSHPAKGLPLKAKNGSIRDGPAMTRNKGGSESAISDVPSIGTTASRWSWDAEEEKRRQEKWQMVQERLLQEKYRRDQERLEEEWRRAQAAAAGPQCGSPETQPEQRTPLSNGNATAYAPPPFFCQSTSSTFALSGQHAGEAGPAQGGQVTKQPACRTKEECDSSTKTSQWPCESYGFAKHTALDRKKSRSTPSLDSSHKQDSRAAGKKNGRVSQAEQERRQILEEMRKTTPLHTDSSWIRQQSTGSVHKEPIAAAPVMRHESLDNLPTSSSGRPMPRQFSTRCSLGSTAPYRGYSSRCSLGPGAAIFSTSFRQRSTSASPSQPVGPDAEDTPPGSQQSSRLVSGRRTCSRCSRPLAKEAAMVVESLDLYFHIGCFKCVSCKRDLGRDSEAGAQVRVRRRQLFCDACYGRLRVRPSLPV; encoded by the exons ATGGAGTGGCGCGGGCTGTCGGCGGGAAGCTGTGAGACGGCGTTCGCCGAAGCGCGCCGATGGCTGGAG GTAGTAACGGGAAAGACGTTTGGGAGCAGCAACTTCCGGTCAGCGCTGGAGAACGGAGTCTTGCTATGCGA CCTGATCAACAAGCTGAAGCCTGGCATCATCAGGAGAGTGAACCGGCTGTCCACGCCCATGGCGGGCTTG GACAACGTGAACGTCTTCCTCAGGGCTTGTGGGAAGCTCGGCCTGAACCACTCTCAGCTCTTCCATCCCGGGGACCTGCAGGACATCTCCAACCGTGTCACCGTCAG GTGTGAGGAGACCACCAGGAGGCTGAAAAAC gttctgATTACCATATACTGGCTGGGTAGGAAGGCTCAGGCTGACTCCGCCTACGACGGCCCACAGCTCAACTTCAAAGCTTTCGAAGGCCTGCTGGGCGTTGCCTTGTCCAAG GTCCTGGAGGAGTCGTCGTGCCCCAAGGCTGGTCCGAGGGACGGCAGCGAGGCGCGGGATCGCCTGGCGGCCTACAGGAGGGAGGACTCCGCGGAAAGCCTGGACAGCCCGAGTGCAGACTCGGATTCTAACCTGTTGGTGACCAGCGAAG gGTTCGGAAGCGACGCAGAGGCCGAACGCTGCTTTAGGATGTCCGACGGCAGCCGGAGCGAAACCGGCCCCGCTCCTGCTGGAGACTGGGGTGATGTCCCACCCTCCCTGAGAAGGAAACGGGCCGAGCGTCACGAAGCGGACTGCCGGGACCCTGTGCCTCCTCTCCCCAG AGCCCCCGTGAGCCAATCACACCTGTGTGG GAGCAAGAGCGTGAGTGACATCACCTCGGAGCCCGCGCGGCAGGAGTCCGACAGCAGACCGACCTTCGAGCCCTGGAGAGGTCACCGGGATGCAGCCAAAGGAGCGCCGGCGGGGCCCCCAGCTGCAGAGCAGGTGCAGTCACGGCAGACTCCACACGACCCGACCAGGGCTAAGGACGGTGAGGCCAGGTGGCAAGAT GACTTGGACAGGTGGAAAAATCGCAGGCgctgtgtgacctctgacctgcacaggaAGAAGGAGGAGCGAGAGCAGCTCCATCTCCTGGCTGGCATGGGAGGGGCTGACTACAGGAGCACAGCCCTGCACGGAGgggtagaggaggagag CCATCGGGAGGGTGTGCTTGCCATACGCCAGCACCTTCAGGCCGGACCTCGGGGCTCCTCTGCTGCCCAGGGGCCCTCCGGCAGAGGCGTACCCCCCTCACGGCCTCTTGTACCGAGAGAAGACCCCCGGCCGGCCTTCGCGCCGTCTGAGGCTTCTGCTTTGACGTCGAGCGGCGGCATGCCCAAGGCCGCGAGCTCGGCCGCACCTGGTTCCATAAGCGCGACGCCGGCAGACCCGGCGTCCACCTCTGTCTCACCACGCGAAACTGGAGCTTCCTCTCTCGCTAGCGATGCAACCGAAGGGGACCGTCCCGCTGACCAGGCCGACGGCTCTACAGCCGTGTTTTTCAGCCCGCCAGGGGACGTGGACCCGATGGAGACGTCCCTCGCTGACTGGCAGCGTCCGGTCCCTGTCTCGCGTGCTAAGTCCATGGAGGGCAGTCTTCCAGGGCGAGCGTACGCGTCCGACACTCTTCCCAAAGGCTTCCGGCGCTCGGAAGCTGGCTCACGCCTGTCCATGGGGGTCACACCGAGACCATTCAGAGCCAAGCCTTCCAAAGTGGCATCTTTGCCCAGGCTCTACTCT ACGGACGAGTCCCACGGGAGCCTCGCCAAAACCCAGCGAGAGCGACCCCGGCTCCCGGCCTCCTTCGGCAGCCAAGAGAAGGCCGAGACCCCCGACACGGAGGGCTGCGACGTCCAGACGAGGAAGAAAATGGAGCCGACGGATTCTGCTCCGACCATTCACTCCTTCGTGGCCACTAGCGCGGTAGCCGCGGCTCCCGCGCCTGAGGCCTACCCACAATCCTCCGCGTggagtggcagaggggag gtgtgttacagtgacTTGCGTGTCAGTCTCAATCAGAAGCCCGGCAGGGACTTTGGGCTTCAGACTGACTGGAACTCCACCGGCGTCTACATCCGATCTGTCCAGCCAG GCGGCCCGGCTCAGCTCTGCCACCTGCAGGCGGGCGATGAGattgtgtgcgtgggtgggcGCAGCGCGGCCGAGATGAGCTACGAGCAGTGGAAGGCATGCATGGATGCGGCCTTACACGAGGGCAAGCTGCTGATGGATGTGCGTCGCCATGGCCAGAACG GCTGGAACAGCGGACCCTCTTCCCTGCCGTTTAAAAGTGACAAGACCATCGATCTGACCAGCATGGACTCCACATCGGGAGGTGGCCCGGAGCGCCGCATCATGGACGCCGGCCACCCCGGCCTGCCCCTGGAGAAGGCGGGGGATGCGCAAGTCAACAGCCATCCTGCCAAA GGTTTACCGTTAAAAGCAAAGAATGGAAGCATCCGCGATGGTCCAGCGATGACGAGAAATAAAG GAGGTTCAGAGTCTGCCATATCGGAT GTTCCCTCCATCGGCACGACGGCTTCGCGCTGGTCATGGGACGCCgaggaggaaaagaggagacaggagaagtGGCAGATGGTGCAGGAGCGCCTCCTGCAG gagaaGTACAGACGTGATCAGGAGAGGCTAGAGGAAGAATGGAGACGCGCTCAGGCAGCAGCGGCAGGGCCACAGTGCGGCAGCCCCGAGACGCAGCCAGAA CAGAGAACCCCTCTGTCAAATGGAAACGCCACGGCTTACGCCCCGCCCCCTTTCTTCTGCCAATCGACTTCCTCCACTTTTGCTTTATCCGGTCAGCATGCTGGAGAGGCAGGGCCGGCACAGGGCGGACAGGTGACTAAACAACCAGCCTGTCGGACTAAGGAGGAGTGCGATTCGTCCACCAAAACCAGCCAATG GCCGTGTGAGTCCTATGGGTTTGCCAAGCATACAGCCTTGGACAG GAAGAAGTCCAGGTCTACCCCTTCGCTTGACAGCAGTCACAAGCAAGATTCCAGAG CGGCCGGTAAGAAGAACGGGCGCGTGTCCCAGGCAGAGCAGGAGCGCCGGCAGATCTTGGAGGAAATGAGGAAGACGACGCCACTCCACACCGACAGCAGCTGGATCCGCCAGCAGAGCACTGGCAGCGTCCACAAGGAGCCCATCGCCGCGGCGCCCGTGATGAG ACACGAATCTCTGGACAACCTCCCCACCAGCAGCAGTGGCCGCCCCATGCCCCGGCAGTTCTCCACCCGCTGCAGCCTGGGCAGCACCGCCCCGTACCGGGGCTACTCCTCCCGCTGCAGCCTGGGGCCCGGCGCTGCCATCTTCTCCACCTCTTTTAGGCAGAGGTCCACCTCCGCCTCCCCGTCTCAGCCAGTCGGGCCTGACGCTGAGGACACTCCCCCCGgctcacagcagagcagcag
- the lmo7b gene encoding LIM domain only protein 7b isoform X12 — translation MSDGSRSETGPAPAGDWGDVPPSLRRKRAERHEADCRDPVPPLPRAPVSQSHLCGSKSVSDITSEPARQESDSRPTFEPWRGHRDAAKGAPAGPPAAEQVQSRQTPHDPTRAKDGEARWQDDLDRWKNRRRCVTSDLHRKKEEREQLHLLAGMGGADYRSTALHGGVEEESHREGVLAIRQHLQAGPRGSSAAQGPSGRGVPPSRPLVPREDPRPAFAPSEASALTSSGGMPKAASSAAPGSISATPADPASTSVSPRETGASSLASDATEGDRPADQADGSTAVFFSPPGDVDPMETSLADWQRPVPVSRAKSMEGSLPGRAYASDTLPKGFRRSEAGSRLSMGVTPRPFRAKPSKVASLPRLYSTDESHGSLAKTQRERPRLPASFGSQEKAETPDTEGCDVQTRKKMEPTDSAPTIHSFVATSAVAAAPAPEAYPQSSAWSGRGEVCYSDLRVSLNQKPGRDFGLQTDWNSTGVYIRSVQPGGPAQLCHLQAGDEIVCVGGRSAAEMSYEQWKACMDAALHEGKLLMDVRRHGQNGWNSGPSSLPFKSDKTIDLTSMDSTSGGGPERRIMDAGHPGLPLEKAGDAQVNSHPAKGLPLKAKNGSIRDGPAMTRNKGSSGCMVDSWVYLCGGSESAISDLQVPSIGTTASRWSWDAEEEKRRQEKWQMVQERLLQEKYRRDQERLEEEWRRAQAAAAGPQCGSPETQPEQRTPLSNGNATAYAPPPFFCQSTSSTFALSGQHAGEAGPAQGGQVTKQPACRTKEECDSSTKTSQWPCESYGFAKHTALDRKKSRSTPSLDSSHKQDSRAAGKKNGRVSQAEQERRQILEEMRKTTPLHTDSSWIRQQSTGSVHKEPIAAAPVMRHESLDNLPTSSSGRPMPRQFSTRCSLGSTAPYRGYSSRCSLGPGAAIFSTSFRQRSTSASPSQPVGPDAEDTPPGSQQSSRLVSGRRTCSRCSRPLAKEAAMVVESLDLYFHIGCFKCVSCKRDLGRDSEAGAQVRVRRRQLFCDACYGRLRVRPSLPV, via the exons ATGTCCGACGGCAGCCGGAGCGAAACCGGCCCCGCTCCTGCTGGAGACTGGGGTGATGTCCCACCCTCCCTGAGAAGGAAACGGGCCGAGCGTCACGAAGCGGACTGCCGGGACCCTGTGCCTCCTCTCCCCAG AGCCCCCGTGAGCCAATCACACCTGTGTGG GAGCAAGAGCGTGAGTGACATCACCTCGGAGCCCGCGCGGCAGGAGTCCGACAGCAGACCGACCTTCGAGCCCTGGAGAGGTCACCGGGATGCAGCCAAAGGAGCGCCGGCGGGGCCCCCAGCTGCAGAGCAGGTGCAGTCACGGCAGACTCCACACGACCCGACCAGGGCTAAGGACGGTGAGGCCAGGTGGCAAGAT GACTTGGACAGGTGGAAAAATCGCAGGCgctgtgtgacctctgacctgcacaggaAGAAGGAGGAGCGAGAGCAGCTCCATCTCCTGGCTGGCATGGGAGGGGCTGACTACAGGAGCACAGCCCTGCACGGAGgggtagaggaggagag CCATCGGGAGGGTGTGCTTGCCATACGCCAGCACCTTCAGGCCGGACCTCGGGGCTCCTCTGCTGCCCAGGGGCCCTCCGGCAGAGGCGTACCCCCCTCACGGCCTCTTGTACCGAGAGAAGACCCCCGGCCGGCCTTCGCGCCGTCTGAGGCTTCTGCTTTGACGTCGAGCGGCGGCATGCCCAAGGCCGCGAGCTCGGCCGCACCTGGTTCCATAAGCGCGACGCCGGCAGACCCGGCGTCCACCTCTGTCTCACCACGCGAAACTGGAGCTTCCTCTCTCGCTAGCGATGCAACCGAAGGGGACCGTCCCGCTGACCAGGCCGACGGCTCTACAGCCGTGTTTTTCAGCCCGCCAGGGGACGTGGACCCGATGGAGACGTCCCTCGCTGACTGGCAGCGTCCGGTCCCTGTCTCGCGTGCTAAGTCCATGGAGGGCAGTCTTCCAGGGCGAGCGTACGCGTCCGACACTCTTCCCAAAGGCTTCCGGCGCTCGGAAGCTGGCTCACGCCTGTCCATGGGGGTCACACCGAGACCATTCAGAGCCAAGCCTTCCAAAGTGGCATCTTTGCCCAGGCTCTACTCT ACGGACGAGTCCCACGGGAGCCTCGCCAAAACCCAGCGAGAGCGACCCCGGCTCCCGGCCTCCTTCGGCAGCCAAGAGAAGGCCGAGACCCCCGACACGGAGGGCTGCGACGTCCAGACGAGGAAGAAAATGGAGCCGACGGATTCTGCTCCGACCATTCACTCCTTCGTGGCCACTAGCGCGGTAGCCGCGGCTCCCGCGCCTGAGGCCTACCCACAATCCTCCGCGTggagtggcagaggggag gtgtgttacagtgacTTGCGTGTCAGTCTCAATCAGAAGCCCGGCAGGGACTTTGGGCTTCAGACTGACTGGAACTCCACCGGCGTCTACATCCGATCTGTCCAGCCAG GCGGCCCGGCTCAGCTCTGCCACCTGCAGGCGGGCGATGAGattgtgtgcgtgggtgggcGCAGCGCGGCCGAGATGAGCTACGAGCAGTGGAAGGCATGCATGGATGCGGCCTTACACGAGGGCAAGCTGCTGATGGATGTGCGTCGCCATGGCCAGAACG GCTGGAACAGCGGACCCTCTTCCCTGCCGTTTAAAAGTGACAAGACCATCGATCTGACCAGCATGGACTCCACATCGGGAGGTGGCCCGGAGCGCCGCATCATGGACGCCGGCCACCCCGGCCTGCCCCTGGAGAAGGCGGGGGATGCGCAAGTCAACAGCCATCCTGCCAAA GGTTTACCGTTAAAAGCAAAGAATGGAAGCATCCGCGATGGTCCAGCGATGACGAGAAATAAAG gtTCCTCTGGGTGCATGGTGGACTCTTGGGTCTACCTTTGTG GAGGTTCAGAGTCTGCCATATCGGAT CTGCAGGTTCCCTCCATCGGCACGACGGCTTCGCGCTGGTCATGGGACGCCgaggaggaaaagaggagacaggagaagtGGCAGATGGTGCAGGAGCGCCTCCTGCAG gagaaGTACAGACGTGATCAGGAGAGGCTAGAGGAAGAATGGAGACGCGCTCAGGCAGCAGCGGCAGGGCCACAGTGCGGCAGCCCCGAGACGCAGCCAGAA CAGAGAACCCCTCTGTCAAATGGAAACGCCACGGCTTACGCCCCGCCCCCTTTCTTCTGCCAATCGACTTCCTCCACTTTTGCTTTATCCGGTCAGCATGCTGGAGAGGCAGGGCCGGCACAGGGCGGACAGGTGACTAAACAACCAGCCTGTCGGACTAAGGAGGAGTGCGATTCGTCCACCAAAACCAGCCAATG GCCGTGTGAGTCCTATGGGTTTGCCAAGCATACAGCCTTGGACAG GAAGAAGTCCAGGTCTACCCCTTCGCTTGACAGCAGTCACAAGCAAGATTCCAGAG CGGCCGGTAAGAAGAACGGGCGCGTGTCCCAGGCAGAGCAGGAGCGCCGGCAGATCTTGGAGGAAATGAGGAAGACGACGCCACTCCACACCGACAGCAGCTGGATCCGCCAGCAGAGCACTGGCAGCGTCCACAAGGAGCCCATCGCCGCGGCGCCCGTGATGAG ACACGAATCTCTGGACAACCTCCCCACCAGCAGCAGTGGCCGCCCCATGCCCCGGCAGTTCTCCACCCGCTGCAGCCTGGGCAGCACCGCCCCGTACCGGGGCTACTCCTCCCGCTGCAGCCTGGGGCCCGGCGCTGCCATCTTCTCCACCTCTTTTAGGCAGAGGTCCACCTCCGCCTCCCCGTCTCAGCCAGTCGGGCCTGACGCTGAGGACACTCCCCCCGgctcacagcagagcagcag